Proteins encoded by one window of Mesorhizobium sp. INR15:
- a CDS encoding Rid family hydrolase, with product MKKEVIEVPVMSAKVRALGLPCSTAVKANGFVFISATPPVDMETGDMVRGDIETQTDASLKALKHCLEAAGTSLENVVMVRIYAVNSGFYNAINRVYARYFSVNPPARSFVPVASWPMEFDIEIECVAVA from the coding sequence ATGAAGAAAGAAGTCATCGAAGTGCCCGTCATGTCGGCCAAGGTGCGGGCGCTGGGCCTGCCCTGTTCGACAGCGGTGAAGGCCAACGGCTTTGTGTTCATCTCGGCGACGCCGCCGGTGGACATGGAAACAGGCGATATGGTGCGCGGCGACATCGAAACGCAAACAGACGCGTCGCTGAAGGCGCTGAAACATTGCCTGGAAGCGGCCGGCACCTCGCTGGAAAACGTGGTGATGGTGCGCATCTACGCCGTCAATTCCGGCTTCTACAACGCCATCAACCGGGTTTATGCCAGGTACTTCAGCGTGAATCCGCCGGCGCGGAGTTTCGTGCCGGTGGCGTCGTGGCCGATGGAGTTCGATATCGAGATTGAATGTGTGGCGGTGGCGTGA